GGTACCCGGCTTGAAATATTGGGTGGTGAACCATTTCTGAGGCAGGACCTTTCAAAGATTGTACATTTCGCCAAAACAAACGGGAAGGTACCATTCATTTCGGTCTACACCAACGGCACCTATGCCACGAAAGAAGTAAGCCATGATTTGAAACAGGCAGGCCTTGATGCGGCTATAGTTACTTTAATCTCCCACCAGGCTGACATACAAGACGATTTTACGGGTGTGGATGGTTCCTGGGATGAGACGGTTGAGGGAATTAAAAACCTGAGGGATGCCGGTATTAAAACCTACACTTTCACAGCCGTACATCAGAGAAACAGAAAAGATATACCTGCCATACACCGTTTTGCTGAAAAGGAACTTATGGTACAACCTTTATTTTATCAGTATATTCCACAACATAAAGATGATCCGCTGATCATTAACCGTGAAGAATGGTATCGCATAAAAAACTGGATATTATCCAGGCATCCGGTTCATGCGGAATTTGTGCGGAATTTCTATATGCTCACCGGAAACGCCTGTTCCGGTGGTAATTTTGTTCTAACGGTCAAGGCCGATGGTTCGGTTCAGCCTTGCCCCTTTATTTCTGATATTCCGTTGGGTAACATCTACCACGAAGATATCTGGAAAATCTATGCCACAAGGTACAGTAACAAGTATCTCAGGGATTTTAAAAGTTTACCTGATTCGTGTTATTCCTGCACCTATGCATCCGTGTGCGGAGGAGGGTGCCGGGCATCCAACAACCTGCATCCCGGTGGGTATCTCTCGGCCGACTTTCGTTGCCTGGGTCCTTATTCTGAACCG
This genomic window from Bacteroidales bacterium contains:
- a CDS encoding radical SAM protein, with translation MRRSAFFGPPILHNGLINISPRLKTRFMTGIQYVLLRFFGSLTANTISAAMFSRLARSLIGSYLYSLKVEINTRCNLNCKMCYVEKSDAELSYDIIEQIIRQIRRTGTRLEILGGEPFLRQDLSKIVHFAKTNGKVPFISVYTNGTYATKEVSHDLKQAGLDAAIVTLISHQADIQDDFTGVDGSWDETVEGIKNLRDAGIKTYTFTAVHQRNRKDIPAIHRFAEKELMVQPLFYQYIPQHKDDPLIINREEWYRIKNWILSRHPVHAEFVRNFYMLTGNACSGGNFVLTVKADGSVQPCPFISDIPLGNIYHEDIWKIYATRYSNKYLRDFKSLPDSCYSCTYASVCGGGCRASNNLHPGGYLSADFRCLGPYSEPFDRERVIPKTPCFF